In Hymenobacter gelipurpurascens, one DNA window encodes the following:
- a CDS encoding superoxide dismutase yields MAFELPQLPYAYDALEPHIDAQTMEIHHTKHHQAYVTNLNNAIAGTDMEGKSLEELMHNIAAAPAAVRNNGGGHWNHSLFWTILGPNGGGEPTGAVGEAITKAFGSYEKFKEEFTKAATTRFGSGWAWLCKQADGSVQICSTPNQDNPLMPDTGCKGTPVLGLDVWEHAYYLKYQNRRPDYIAAFYNLINWEEVNRRFSEAS; encoded by the coding sequence ATGGCTTTCGAACTGCCCCAACTACCCTACGCCTACGACGCTTTGGAACCGCACATTGATGCGCAGACCATGGAGATCCACCATACCAAGCACCACCAGGCCTACGTCACCAACCTGAACAACGCCATTGCTGGCACCGACATGGAAGGCAAGTCGCTGGAAGAGTTGATGCACAACATTGCGGCTGCCCCGGCGGCTGTGCGTAACAACGGCGGTGGCCACTGGAACCACTCCCTGTTCTGGACTATTCTGGGCCCAAATGGTGGCGGTGAGCCCACCGGCGCAGTTGGCGAGGCTATTACGAAGGCCTTCGGTAGCTACGAGAAGTTCAAGGAAGAATTCACGAAAGCCGCCACCACGCGCTTCGGCTCGGGCTGGGCCTGGCTATGCAAGCAGGCCGATGGCTCGGTACAAATCTGCTCGACGCCTAACCAAGACAACCCTTTGATGCCCGACACCGGCTGCAAAGGCACACCCGTGCTGGGCCTCGATGTGTGGGAGCACGCCTACTACCTCAAATATCAGAACCGCCGCCCCGATTATATCGCGGCCTTCTACAACCTCATCAACTGGGAGGAAGTAAATCGTCGTTTCTCTGAGGCTAGCTAA
- a CDS encoding nucleoside permease, translated as MSTKLRLIILSFLQFFIWGSWLITIGAYWFQTKQWSGAQFGAIFSTMGIASIFMPSLMGIVADKWMNAEKLYGLLHILGGLVLLTIPMVADPGTFFWVILLNMIFYMPTLALSIAVSYSVLKREGFDVVKAYPPIRVWGTIGFIVAMWTVSLLGFEKSASQFYVAAGAAILLGLYSFTLPKCPPTAKDTPSRSLVDVLGLKSFALLRDTKMLTFFLFALLLGAALQLTNAYGDTFLHDFDKVPAYQDTFAVKYPAIIMSISQISETLFILAIPFFLRRFGIKQVMLFSMLAWVLRFGLLAYGTPDNPGIWLIVLSCIVYGMAFDFFNISGSLFVETQTASSIRASAQGLFMMMTNGFGAVLGSSVSGLVIEKYFTAADGVTKDWPSIWLAFAAYALVIAVLFVILFKHKHTTEEVVDVQHAEPLLSTEQA; from the coding sequence ATGAGTACGAAGCTACGTCTCATTATTCTGAGCTTTTTACAGTTTTTTATCTGGGGCTCGTGGCTGATAACCATCGGAGCGTACTGGTTCCAGACCAAGCAGTGGTCGGGCGCTCAGTTCGGAGCCATTTTCTCCACCATGGGCATTGCTTCCATTTTTATGCCCTCGCTCATGGGCATCGTGGCCGATAAATGGATGAATGCCGAGAAGCTCTACGGGTTGCTGCATATTCTGGGTGGCCTAGTGCTCCTCACTATCCCGATGGTAGCCGACCCCGGCACGTTCTTCTGGGTGATTCTGCTGAACATGATCTTCTACATGCCCACGCTGGCCCTCTCCATTGCCGTGTCGTACTCGGTGTTGAAGCGGGAAGGGTTTGATGTGGTCAAGGCTTACCCGCCCATCCGGGTGTGGGGCACCATCGGCTTCATTGTGGCCATGTGGACGGTGAGCTTGCTGGGCTTCGAGAAATCGGCCAGCCAGTTTTACGTAGCGGCCGGCGCGGCCATCCTGCTAGGCCTGTACTCGTTCACGCTGCCCAAGTGCCCGCCTACTGCCAAAGACACCCCGAGCCGTTCCTTGGTAGATGTACTGGGCCTCAAGTCGTTTGCGTTGCTGCGCGACACCAAGATGCTGACGTTCTTCCTGTTCGCGCTGCTACTGGGCGCCGCGCTGCAGCTCACCAACGCCTACGGCGACACCTTCCTGCACGATTTCGATAAGGTGCCCGCTTACCAGGACACGTTTGCCGTGAAGTACCCGGCCATTATCATGTCCATCTCGCAGATTTCCGAGACGCTGTTTATTCTGGCTATTCCCTTCTTCCTGCGCCGTTTTGGCATTAAGCAGGTGATGCTGTTTAGCATGCTGGCCTGGGTACTGCGCTTCGGCCTACTGGCCTACGGCACCCCCGACAACCCCGGCATCTGGCTGATTGTGCTGTCCTGCATCGTGTACGGTATGGCCTTCGACTTCTTCAATATCTCCGGTTCGCTGTTCGTCGAGACGCAGACCGCCTCCTCTATTCGAGCCAGTGCCCAGGGCTTGTTTATGATGATGACCAACGGATTCGGCGCCGTACTCGGCAGCTCCGTGAGTGGCCTAGTGATTGAGAAATACTTCACCGCCGCCGATGGCGTAACCAAGGATTGGCCTAGCATCTGGCTGGCGTTTGCGGCTTATGCGCTAGTTATTGCGGTGCTGTTTGTCATCCTTTTCAAGCATAAGCACACCACCGAGGAAGTAGTCGACGTGCAGCATGCCGAGCCTCTACTCTCCACGGAACAGGCCTAA
- a CDS encoding nucleoside-diphosphate kinase, whose product MATNRTFTMIKPDATQENHIGGILSMIEEGGFRIVSLKKVLLSAERAGKFYEVHAERPFYGDLVKYMSSGPIVAAILEKDNAVADFRTLIGATNPAQAAEGTIRKKYAKSIEANAVHGSDSDENAKIEGDFFFAADEQF is encoded by the coding sequence ATGGCCACCAACCGCACGTTCACGATGATTAAGCCCGACGCTACCCAGGAAAACCACATCGGTGGTATCCTGAGCATGATCGAAGAGGGTGGTTTCCGCATCGTATCGTTGAAAAAAGTACTGTTGAGCGCTGAGCGCGCCGGCAAATTCTACGAAGTACACGCTGAGCGCCCCTTCTACGGCGACCTGGTGAAGTACATGTCATCGGGCCCCATCGTAGCGGCTATCCTGGAGAAAGACAACGCGGTGGCTGACTTCCGTACCCTGATTGGCGCTACCAACCCCGCCCAGGCCGCTGAAGGCACCATCCGGAAGAAATACGCCAAGAGCATCGAAGCCAACGCCGTACACGGCTCTGACTCCGACGAAAATGCTAAGATTGAAGGTGACTTCTTCTTCGCCGCCGACGAGCAATTCTAA